Proteins encoded in a region of the Eulemur rufifrons isolate Redbay chromosome 15, OSU_ERuf_1, whole genome shotgun sequence genome:
- the OLIG3 gene encoding oligodendrocyte transcription factor 3, which produces MNSDSSSVSSRASSPDMDEMYLRDHHHRHHHHQESRLNSVSSTQGDMVQKMPGESLSRAGAKAAGESSKYKIKKQLSEQDLQQLRLKINGRERKRMHDLNLAMDGLREVMPYAHGPSVRKLSKIATLLLARNYILMLTSSLEEMKRLVGEIYGGHHSAFHCGTVGHSAGHPAHAANAVHPVHPILGGALSSSNASSPLSAASLPAIGTIRPPHSLLKAPSTPPALQLGSGFQHWAGLPCPCTICQMPPPPHLSALSTANMARLSAESKDLLK; this is translated from the coding sequence ATGAATTCTGATTCGAGCTCTGTCTCCAGCAGAGCTTCATCTCCCGACATGGATGAGATGTACCTGAGggaccaccaccaccgccaccaccaccaccaggagAGCCGTCTGAACTCGGTCTCGTCCACGCAGGGCGATATGGTGCAGAAGATGCCCGGGGAAAGCCTCTCTCGGGCTGGCGCCAAGGCCGCGGGAGAAAGCAGCAAGTACAAAATCAAGAAGCAGCTGTCGGAGCAGGACCTACAGCAGTTGCGGCTGAAGATCAACGGACGCGAGCGCAAGCGGATGCACGACCTGAACCTCGCCATGGACGGGCTGCGAGAGGTCATGCCCTACGCGCACGGGCCCTCGGTGCGCAAGCTCTCCAAGATCGCCACTCTCCTGCTGGCCAGAAACTACATCCTCATGCTCACCAGCTCCCTGGAGGAGATGaagaggctggttggcgagatcTACGGGGGCCACCACTCGGCCTTCCACTGCGGGACCGTGGGCCACTCCGCCGGCCACCCGGCACACGCTGCCAACGCCGTGCACCCGGTGCACCCCATCCTGGGCGGCGCGCTCTCGTCTAGCAATGCCTCGTCACCGCTGTCCGCCGCCTCACTGCCGGCCATCGGCACCATTCGGCCTCCTCACTCGCTGCTCAAGGCGCCCTCCACTCCGCCCGCGCTGCAGCTGGGCAGCGGCTTCCAGCACTGGGCCGGGCTGCCCTGCCCCTGCACCATCTGCCAGATGCCGCCGCCACCGCACCTGTCCGCTCTCTCCACCGCCAACATGGCCCGGCTGTCCGCAGAGTCCAAGGACTTGCTCAAGTGA